A single genomic interval of Psychroserpens sp. NJDZ02 harbors:
- a CDS encoding DUF2071 domain-containing protein, with translation MKIPKIKGIIDRRILINYQVDKEVLEKFLPKPFKPKLVNGKGIAGICLIRLKEIRPKGLPKQIGISSENGAHRIAVEWTENGIQKEGVYIPRRDTSSKLNSLAGGTIFPGIHHLANFTVNENNGNYEVGFVSDDKTSLSIKAKETETWNSGSVFENLQCVSDFFENGSVGYSPDKNDYDGLELKAYNWKVSLLDVEDVKSSFFENENIFPKGSVKFDNALLMKDIEHEWIGLNKIKNCT, from the coding sequence ATGAAAATACCGAAAATAAAAGGAATAATAGACAGAAGGATTTTAATCAACTATCAAGTTGACAAAGAGGTTCTGGAAAAATTTTTACCGAAACCTTTTAAACCTAAATTGGTAAACGGAAAAGGAATTGCAGGCATTTGTTTAATCAGACTAAAAGAGATTAGACCAAAAGGTTTACCAAAACAAATTGGAATCTCCTCTGAAAATGGAGCACACAGAATTGCAGTTGAATGGACTGAAAATGGCATCCAAAAAGAAGGAGTTTATATTCCAAGGAGAGATACTTCTTCAAAACTAAATTCTTTAGCTGGCGGAACGATATTTCCTGGAATTCATCATTTAGCCAATTTTACAGTAAATGAGAATAATGGTAATTATGAAGTTGGATTTGTAAGCGATGACAAAACTTCTTTATCAATTAAAGCAAAAGAAACTGAAACTTGGAATAGCGGAAGTGTATTTGAAAACCTCCAATGTGTTTCTGATTTCTTTGAAAATGGTTCTGTTGGATATTCACCTGACAAAAATGACTACGATGGACTTGAGTTAAAAGCATATAATTGGAAAGTATCACTTTTAGATGTTGAGGATGTGAAATCAAGCTTTTTTGAGAATGAAAATATTTTCCCGAAAGGTTCTGTGAAATTTGATAATGCTCTTTTAATGAAAGATATCGAACACGAATGGATTGGACTGAATAAAATAAAAAACTGCACCTAA
- a CDS encoding SH3 domain-containing protein, with product MKKIITCSIFIFLLSSCKQDTNNENKLNSLVSKGDTKIVKKSNNHLSVNKCSSSVLRVYLNDPDKSGTNIRKTPKGKIITKLIVDELNHDYFITLTESKDGWFKIKSPIYGMETDIKIPNSEGWIHGSVISVDTRNYGNQHLKLLETPNNGKVITIIKEEVIELRLKDICGDWTKIQYNKYVGWIENKWLCGNPLTNCN from the coding sequence ATGAAAAAAATAATTACCTGTAGTATTTTTATATTTCTTTTAAGCTCTTGTAAACAGGATACAAATAATGAAAACAAATTAAATTCATTAGTATCAAAAGGAGACACCAAAATTGTAAAAAAAAGTAATAATCATTTATCTGTGAATAAATGCTCTTCAAGTGTGTTGAGAGTATATCTAAATGATCCTGATAAATCGGGAACTAATATTCGTAAAACTCCAAAAGGTAAAATAATTACAAAGTTAATAGTCGATGAATTAAATCACGATTATTTTATAACTTTAACGGAGTCAAAAGATGGATGGTTTAAAATAAAAAGTCCAATATACGGAATGGAAACCGATATTAAAATCCCTAATAGTGAAGGTTGGATTCACGGTTCTGTAATTTCGGTTGATACAAGAAATTATGGAAATCAACATTTAAAACTTTTGGAAACGCCTAATAATGGAAAAGTTATTACGATTATTAAAGAAGAAGTTATTGAACTTAGATTAAAAGATATTTGCGGAGATTGGACAAAAATTCAGTATAATAAATATGTTGGTTGGATTGAAAATAAATGGCTTTGTGGAAATCCTTTGACTAACTGCAATTAA